A window from Schistosoma haematobium chromosome 3, whole genome shotgun sequence encodes these proteins:
- a CDS encoding hypothetical protein (EggNog:ENOG410V9GD~COG:S) produces MLRENTFITGLNLSENHLTSKSAEYLCETLALSTELLQLNLRKNLFDDISGKFFSELIMTTRKLKYMNISYNDLGELSCQYIGRALPHATTLTEFDLSWNRLGRGKMNIFGKGLAENINLKHLNLSANGIGPKKGCTDLAYALKNNLTLETLDLRDNRINPEGSVLLSKGFYVNSTLTCLRMARNPMQTAGCYAILTGVLKNPNCGLLELDLQDIIVNQDFLDLQDSARIKLPNLCVRYGQATTDKIRVLSPRFKRSEYSPKEILIIMGRSTKQSLADLLRPLDIVGNKTITRQLFVKILN; encoded by the exons ATGCTTCGAGAGAATACTTTTATAACTGGTCTAAATTTATCTGAAAATCACCTAACTTCTAAATCAGCTGAGTACCTTTGTGAAACACTCGCGTTATCAACAGAACTCTTGCAACTAAATTTAAGGAAAAATTTATTCGATGACATTTCGGGAAAATTTTTTTCTGAATTGATTATG aCTACACGAAAATTGAAGTATATGAATATTTCTTATAATGATTTGGGTGAATTATCTTGTCAATATATTGGAAGAGCATTGCCACACGCGACAACGTTAACAGAATTCGATTTAAGTTGGAATAGATTGGGAAGgggaaaaatgaatatttttggtAAAGGTCTAGCT GAAAATATTAATCTGAAACATCTCAACTTATCTGCCAATGGAATCGGTCCAAAGAAAGGATGTACAGATTTAGCTTATGCATTGAAAAATAACCTAACACTAGAGACATTAGATTTAAG ggACAATAGAATAAATCCAGAAGGTTCTGTATTGTTAAGTAAAGGCTTCTATGTGAACTCAACGTTAACTTGTTTACGA ATGGCTAGAAATCCAATGCAAACTGCTGGTTGTTATGCTATTTTAACAGGAGTTCTAAAAAATCCAAACTGTGGATTGTTGGAACTTGATCTACAG GATATTATAGTAAATCAAGATTTTCTTGATTTACAAGATTCAGCTCGAATTAAACTTCCGAATTTATGTGTAAGATATGGCCAGGCAACAACTGATAAAATTCGGGTACTGTCACCACGTTTTAAAAGATCTGAATATAGTCCAAAAGAAATATTGATCATAATGGGACGTTCAACAAAACAGAGTTTAGCTGATCTATTACGTCCTTTGGATATTGTTGGTAATAAAACTATTACAAGACAACTGTTCGTGAAAATTCTAAAT